The following coding sequences are from one Arachis hypogaea cultivar Tifrunner chromosome 7, arahy.Tifrunner.gnm2.J5K5, whole genome shotgun sequence window:
- the LOC112702468 gene encoding LOW QUALITY PROTEIN: protein NEDD1-like (The sequence of the model RefSeq protein was modified relative to this genomic sequence to represent the inferred CDS: deleted 2 bases in 1 codon), giving the protein MASLLAASGGDTVKLFDCSVKPGDPCTLSYIPSPGSQVNSVKWNHTNLVVASAGDDKKISLWRKNGQSMGTIPISGTDSGDNIEESISAICFSNKASRYICSGGSGQVVRIWDLQKKRCIKWLRGHTNAITGVMYNCKDEHLASISLSGDLILHNLASGARAAELKDPDQQMLRVLDYSRVSRHLLVTAGDDGTVHLWDTTGRSPKVSWMKQHSAPTAGISFSPSNDKIFASVGLDKKLYTYDSSSRKPSSCISHEAPFSSLAYRDDGWMLAAGTSNGRVAFYDVRGKPQPFVVLHAYGSSEAVTSLCWQRSKPVIVNENCSAETALVGDAVEDSILMPDPLPSATVSSVSLSTSVSTTRNPSRLSASIDTSSFTASSGGFTSSILNSSTAEETPLRNPLWPGGHLSRLQATRSSYNFKDDMEVFSPLVDVQPIASSLWDDNGSKKDGPFGDKKPSSSLFPSSSRKFPNSEEGISDHPILDWKSASTAKQDITQPSFPLVGSTTPPSSKNEDSSSITPPEAWGGEKLSDKYAFVRQPVNAPSRLGMLASGSQSAGSTLSSLHDPSSSSALSSYTSSSLSFANLRAKDVSTGQETSLGFSDNMFPTSLPLSINTKSSLGQANSDSPRILDSPMSSFTRRFSTYAERISTTSAFSDGVSGSPKIKKSGAETREELLNTLLMKTDISAPTESGSLPLANGISSQPKASQSDGHGSSFTLQLFQRTLEETLDSFQKSIHEDMRNLHIEILRQFHLQEMEMSNKMNDILEIQAELMKEVKSLRKENQQLRQML; this is encoded by the exons ATGGCGTCGTTGCTGGCGGCGAGCGGCGGCGACACCGTGAAGCTGTTCGACTGCTCCGTGAAGCCCGGCGACCCTTGCACCCTCAGCTACATCCCTTCTCCCGGTTCACAAGTCAATTCTGTGAAGTGGAACCACACCA ATTTGGTTGTGGCAAGTGCTGGGGATGATAAGAAGATCTCGTTGTGGAGGAAGAATGGGCAAAGCATGGGGACCATTCCCATTTCTGGCACTGATAGTGGAGATAACATTGAG GAGTCTATATCGGCTATCTGCTTCAGTAATAAGGCATCCAGATATATTTGTTCTGGAGGAAGTGGCCAAGTTGTAAGGATATGGGATCTGCAAAAGAAACGCTGTATCAAATGGCTGCGGGGTCATACTAATGCTATCACAGGTGTAATGTACAACTGTAAAGATGAACATTTGGCTTCTATCAGCCTTAGTGGGGACCTTATACTTCATAACCTTGCCTCTGGGGCAAGGGCTGCTGAACTCAAAGATCCCGATCAACAG ATGTTGAGAGTTCTTGATTATTCACGAGTTAGTCGTCACCTTCTAGTCACGGCTGGTGATGATGGGACAGTCCATTTGTGGGATACTACTGGTCGTAGCCCTAAG GTTTCGTGGATGAAGCAGCATTCTGCTCCAACTGCTGGTATTAGCTTCTCTCCATCCAACGACAAG ATCTTTGCTAGTGTGGGTCTTGACAAAAAGTTATATACTTATGACTCCAGTTCTAGAAAACCCTCATCTTGCATTTCCCATGAAGCACCTTTCTCCTCATTGGCCTATAGAGATGATGGTTGGATGCTGGCTGCTGGAACTAGCAATGGCCGAGTGGCATTCTATGACGTTCGGGGAAAACCACAACCTTTTGTTGTTCTTCATGCTTATGGTAGTTCAGAG GCTGTGACAAGCTTGTGCTGGCAAAGGTCAAAACCAGTTATTGTTAACGAAAATTGCTCTGCTGAGACTGCTCTTGTGGGAGATGCAGTTGAAGATTCAATCCTTATGCCTGATCCTTTACCTTCTGCAACTGTGTCGAGTGTTTCTCTGTCAACATCAGTGTCCACTACAAGGAATCCAAGTCGTTTGAGTGCTTCCATTGACACATCATCATTTACAGCATCCAGCGGTGGATTCACATCAAGCATACTGAATTCATCTACGGCAGAAGAAACACCACTACGAAACCCTTTATGGCCAGGTGGACACCTGTCAAGGTTGCAAGCTACACGCTCTAGTTATAACTTCAAGGATGACATGGAGGTATTCTCCCCACTTGTGGATGTTCAGCCAATAGCATCTTCACTATGGGATGACAATGGATCAAAGAAGGATGGCCCATTTGGAGATAAGAAACCTTCATCGTCACTGTTTCCATCGTCCAGTCGAAAATTTCCAAATTCAGAGGAAGGAATTAGTGATCATCCAATATTAGATTGGAAATCTGCCTCAACCGCCAAGCAG GATATAACTCAACCTTCCTTTCCACTTGTCGGGTCAACTACTCCTCCATCTTCAAAGAATGAAGATTCATCTTCTATCACGCCTCCGGAAGCTTGGGGTGGTGAGAAGTTATCTGATAAATACGCTTTCGTACGTCAGCCTGTCAATGCTCCATCTCGTTTGGGGATGTTGGCTTCTGGTAGTCAAAGTGCAGGGTCAACAttatcttcattacatgatccaTCCTCATCATCAGCTCTCAGTTCCTATACAAGTTCAAGCCTAAGTTTTGCCAATTTACGTGCAAAGGATGTCTCTACAGGCCAAGAGACTTCACTGGGATTTTCTGATAACATGTTCCCTACTTCTTTGCCTCTGTCTATCAATACAAAATCTAGCCTTGGTCAGGCAAATAGCGATTCTCCGAGAATCCTTGATTCCCCA ATGTCATCCTTTACTCGGAGGTTTTCTACGTATGCAGAAAGGATAAGCACTACCTCTGCATTCAGTGATGGAGTATCTGGTTCACCCAAGATTAAGAAATCGGGTGCAGAAACTAGAGAAGAACTTCTAAATACCTTGCTGATGAAGACTGATATATCTGCTCCAACAGAATCTGGCTCTCTTCCCCTTGCAAAT gGAATAAGCTCACAACCGAAAGCATCTCAGTCAGATGGACATGGATCATCATTCACGCTTCAACTCTTTCAAAGAACTCTTGAAGAAACTCTAGATTCCTTTCAGAAATCTATACACGAGGATATGAGAAACCTTCATATCGAAATTTTAAGACAGTTCCATCTGCAAGAG ATGGAAATGTCAAACAAGATGAATGACATTCTGGAAATCCAAGCTGAGTTGATGAAAGAAGTAAAGTCTCTTCGTAAAGAAAACCAGCAGCTCAGACAAATGCTATGA
- the LOC112702469 gene encoding folylpolyglutamate synthase isoform X2, with translation MSLELIRDFTHCFLSSSVQQPQFTKNPNKWNQIKRYHKKITSFYPSISNPSSTLTHLSLSLLSSRNQSSIYFANSHTLSAFSVSFRIQALIVMAEQEGGNGSPKASSLTPYEEALDALSSLITRRTRADSSNMGDQFSHLFEYLKMLDLEEAISNMKIIHVAGTKGKGSTCTFAESILRNCGFRTGLFTSPHLIDIRERFRLDGMEICKEKFLAYFWWCYDRLKEKTDDSIPMPPYFRFLALLAFKIFAAEQVDVAIMEVGLGGKYDATNVVREPVVCGITSLGYDHMEILGNTLGEIAGEKAGIFKDQIPAFTVPQPDEAMRVLEEKASQLNVPLQVVTPLEPSLLNGLRLGLEGEHQYLNASLAVALCSTWLKRTGHLGDTNLEQSNTLPEQFVKGLTSASLQGRAQIVPDQLINNDRSNDLVFFLDGAHSPESMEVCARWFSLAIKEYNPDQTLFNRQPDSSKFSLEVVKMHHGDRKSTQILLFNCLTVRDPDLLLPRLMKTCADHGVYFKKALFVPSVSVYNKVGSQAMAPIDSNVDLSWQLTLQRVWENLMQVNKGKITDVASVELKEDMEMSASNCEHSAVFPSLPVALKWLRDRVQQNQSVRFQVLVTGSLHLVGDVLKLVKK, from the exons ATGAGTTTAGAACTGATTCGAGACTTCACTCattgttttctctcttcttctgtCCAACAGCCGCAATTTACCAAAAATCCAAATAAATggaatcaaattaaaagatacCACAAAAAGATAACTTCTTTTTATCCTTCAATCTCAAACCCATCTTCCACTTTAACTCATTTGTCCCTTTCTCTGCTATCTTCGCGGAACCAATCGTCTATCTACTTCGCAAATTCTCACACTCTTTCTGCTTTTTCTGTTTCATTCAGAATTCAAGCCTTAATTGTCATGGCTGAACAAG AAGGTGGAAATGGGTCCCCAAAAGCTTCATCTTTGACCCCTTATGAAGAAGCATTGGATGCTCTGTCATCTTTAATCACTAGGCGCACTCGTGCTGATAGTAGCAATATGGGGGATCAGTTTAGTCATCTTTTTGAGTACCTAAAG ATGCTTGATTTGGAGGAAGCTATTTCAAATATGAAGATTATCCATGTTGCTGGCACCAAAGGGAAG GGATCTACATGCACTTTTGCTGAATCTATATTACGTAACTGTGGCTTTCGCACTGGCCTTTTCACTTCTCCTCACCTCATTGATATCCGAGAAAGATTTCGTTTAGATGG TATGGAAATTTGTAAAGAGAAGTTTTTAGCATATTTCTGGTGGTGTTATGATAGATTAAAG GAGAAAACTGATGATAGTATTCCAATGCCTCCCTATTTTCGCTTCCTTGCTTTACTTGCCTTCAAGATATTTGCAGCAGAACAG GTAGATGTTGCAATAATGGAGGTTGGATTAGGTGGAAAGTATGATGCAACAAATGTG GTTCGAGAACCTGTTGTTTGTGGTATAACTTCCCTAGGGTATGACCACATGGAGATTCTTG GGAATACTCTTGGAGAAATTGCTGGTGAGAAGGCTGGTATATTTAAG GATCAAATCCCAGCTTTTACAGTGCCTCAGCCTGATGAAGCAATGCGTGTGCTTGAGGAGAAGGCTTCTCAATTGAAT GTACCCCTTCAAGTTGTGACCCCATTAGAACCGAGTTTGCTAAATGGTTTAAGACTTGGTCTTGAAGGTGAGCACCAATATCTGAATGCCAGTCTTGCTGTCGCACTGTGCTCTACATGGCTGAAAAGGACTGGCCATCTTGGAGACACTAATTTGGAGCAATCT AACACTTTGCCGGAGCAATTCGTAAAAGGGTTAACAAGTGCGAGTTTGCAAGGAAGGGCTCAGATTGTTCCTGATCAACTCATCAATAATGATAGATCAAATGATCTTGTCTTCTTTTTAGACGGGGCTCATAGTCCTGAAAGCATGGAAGTATGTGCACGTTGGTTTTCTCTTGCCATTAAAGAATACAACCCGGACCAAACCTTGTTTAATCGGCAACCAGATAGTTCTAAGTTCTCACTTGAAGTAGTGAAGATGCATCATGGCGACAGAAAATCCACTCAG ATATTGCTATTCAATTGCTTGACCGTACGAGATCCGGATTTGCTTCTTCCTCGCTTGATGAAAACATGTGCTGATCATG GTGTCTACTTCAAGAAGGCCCTCTTCGTTCCAAGTGTATCTGTATATAACAAAGTTGGATCCCAGGCTATGGCACCAATTGATTCGAATGTTGATCTGTCATGGCAGTTAACTCTCCAGAGAGTGTGGGAAAATCTTATGCAAGTCAACAAAG GCAAAATTACGGATGTAGCCTCGGTAGAACTAAAAGAAGATATGGAAATGAGTGCTAGTAATTGTGAACATAGCGCAGTGTTTCCGTCATTGCCGGTGGCTCTCAAATGGCTTAGAGACAGAGTGCAACAAAATCAGTCGGTTCGTTTTCAG GTCCTTGTGACTGGTTCTTTACATCTTGTTGGTGATGTGCTGAAATTAGTCAAGAAGTGA
- the LOC112702469 gene encoding folylpolyglutamate synthase isoform X1, with translation MSLELIRDFTHCFLSSSVQQPQFTKNPNKWNQIKRYHKKITSFYPSISNPSSTLTHLSLSLLSSRNQSSIYFANSHTLSAFSVSFRIQALIVMAEQEGGNGSPKASSLTPYEEALDALSSLITRRTRADSSNMGDQFSHLFEYLKMLDLEEAISNMKIIHVAGTKGKGSTCTFAESILRNCGFRTGLFTSPHLIDIRERFRLDGMEICKEKFLAYFWWCYDRLKEKTDDSIPMPPYFRFLALLAFKIFAAEQVDVAIMEVGLGGKYDATNVVREPVVCGITSLGYDHMEILGNTLGEIAGEKAGIFKDQIPAFTVPQPDEAMRVLEEKASQLNVPLQVVTPLEPSLLNGLRLGLEGEHQYLNASLAVALCSTWLKRTGHLGDTNLEQSKNTLPEQFVKGLTSASLQGRAQIVPDQLINNDRSNDLVFFLDGAHSPESMEVCARWFSLAIKEYNPDQTLFNRQPDSSKFSLEVVKMHHGDRKSTQILLFNCLTVRDPDLLLPRLMKTCADHGVYFKKALFVPSVSVYNKVGSQAMAPIDSNVDLSWQLTLQRVWENLMQVNKGKITDVASVELKEDMEMSASNCEHSAVFPSLPVALKWLRDRVQQNQSVRFQVLVTGSLHLVGDVLKLVKK, from the exons ATGAGTTTAGAACTGATTCGAGACTTCACTCattgttttctctcttcttctgtCCAACAGCCGCAATTTACCAAAAATCCAAATAAATggaatcaaattaaaagatacCACAAAAAGATAACTTCTTTTTATCCTTCAATCTCAAACCCATCTTCCACTTTAACTCATTTGTCCCTTTCTCTGCTATCTTCGCGGAACCAATCGTCTATCTACTTCGCAAATTCTCACACTCTTTCTGCTTTTTCTGTTTCATTCAGAATTCAAGCCTTAATTGTCATGGCTGAACAAG AAGGTGGAAATGGGTCCCCAAAAGCTTCATCTTTGACCCCTTATGAAGAAGCATTGGATGCTCTGTCATCTTTAATCACTAGGCGCACTCGTGCTGATAGTAGCAATATGGGGGATCAGTTTAGTCATCTTTTTGAGTACCTAAAG ATGCTTGATTTGGAGGAAGCTATTTCAAATATGAAGATTATCCATGTTGCTGGCACCAAAGGGAAG GGATCTACATGCACTTTTGCTGAATCTATATTACGTAACTGTGGCTTTCGCACTGGCCTTTTCACTTCTCCTCACCTCATTGATATCCGAGAAAGATTTCGTTTAGATGG TATGGAAATTTGTAAAGAGAAGTTTTTAGCATATTTCTGGTGGTGTTATGATAGATTAAAG GAGAAAACTGATGATAGTATTCCAATGCCTCCCTATTTTCGCTTCCTTGCTTTACTTGCCTTCAAGATATTTGCAGCAGAACAG GTAGATGTTGCAATAATGGAGGTTGGATTAGGTGGAAAGTATGATGCAACAAATGTG GTTCGAGAACCTGTTGTTTGTGGTATAACTTCCCTAGGGTATGACCACATGGAGATTCTTG GGAATACTCTTGGAGAAATTGCTGGTGAGAAGGCTGGTATATTTAAG GATCAAATCCCAGCTTTTACAGTGCCTCAGCCTGATGAAGCAATGCGTGTGCTTGAGGAGAAGGCTTCTCAATTGAAT GTACCCCTTCAAGTTGTGACCCCATTAGAACCGAGTTTGCTAAATGGTTTAAGACTTGGTCTTGAAGGTGAGCACCAATATCTGAATGCCAGTCTTGCTGTCGCACTGTGCTCTACATGGCTGAAAAGGACTGGCCATCTTGGAGACACTAATTTGGAGCAATCT AAGAACACTTTGCCGGAGCAATTCGTAAAAGGGTTAACAAGTGCGAGTTTGCAAGGAAGGGCTCAGATTGTTCCTGATCAACTCATCAATAATGATAGATCAAATGATCTTGTCTTCTTTTTAGACGGGGCTCATAGTCCTGAAAGCATGGAAGTATGTGCACGTTGGTTTTCTCTTGCCATTAAAGAATACAACCCGGACCAAACCTTGTTTAATCGGCAACCAGATAGTTCTAAGTTCTCACTTGAAGTAGTGAAGATGCATCATGGCGACAGAAAATCCACTCAG ATATTGCTATTCAATTGCTTGACCGTACGAGATCCGGATTTGCTTCTTCCTCGCTTGATGAAAACATGTGCTGATCATG GTGTCTACTTCAAGAAGGCCCTCTTCGTTCCAAGTGTATCTGTATATAACAAAGTTGGATCCCAGGCTATGGCACCAATTGATTCGAATGTTGATCTGTCATGGCAGTTAACTCTCCAGAGAGTGTGGGAAAATCTTATGCAAGTCAACAAAG GCAAAATTACGGATGTAGCCTCGGTAGAACTAAAAGAAGATATGGAAATGAGTGCTAGTAATTGTGAACATAGCGCAGTGTTTCCGTCATTGCCGGTGGCTCTCAAATGGCTTAGAGACAGAGTGCAACAAAATCAGTCGGTTCGTTTTCAG GTCCTTGTGACTGGTTCTTTACATCTTGTTGGTGATGTGCTGAAATTAGTCAAGAAGTGA
- the LOC112702469 gene encoding folylpolyglutamate synthase isoform X3: protein MLLAPKGSMEICKEKFLAYFWWCYDRLKEKTDDSIPMPPYFRFLALLAFKIFAAEQVDVAIMEVGLGGKYDATNVVREPVVCGITSLGYDHMEILGNTLGEIAGEKAGIFKDQIPAFTVPQPDEAMRVLEEKASQLNVPLQVVTPLEPSLLNGLRLGLEGEHQYLNASLAVALCSTWLKRTGHLGDTNLEQSKNTLPEQFVKGLTSASLQGRAQIVPDQLINNDRSNDLVFFLDGAHSPESMEVCARWFSLAIKEYNPDQTLFNRQPDSSKFSLEVVKMHHGDRKSTQILLFNCLTVRDPDLLLPRLMKTCADHGVYFKKALFVPSVSVYNKVGSQAMAPIDSNVDLSWQLTLQRVWENLMQVNKGKITDVASVELKEDMEMSASNCEHSAVFPSLPVALKWLRDRVQQNQSVRFQVLVTGSLHLVGDVLKLVKK, encoded by the exons ATGTTGCTGGCACCAAAGGGAAG TATGGAAATTTGTAAAGAGAAGTTTTTAGCATATTTCTGGTGGTGTTATGATAGATTAAAG GAGAAAACTGATGATAGTATTCCAATGCCTCCCTATTTTCGCTTCCTTGCTTTACTTGCCTTCAAGATATTTGCAGCAGAACAG GTAGATGTTGCAATAATGGAGGTTGGATTAGGTGGAAAGTATGATGCAACAAATGTG GTTCGAGAACCTGTTGTTTGTGGTATAACTTCCCTAGGGTATGACCACATGGAGATTCTTG GGAATACTCTTGGAGAAATTGCTGGTGAGAAGGCTGGTATATTTAAG GATCAAATCCCAGCTTTTACAGTGCCTCAGCCTGATGAAGCAATGCGTGTGCTTGAGGAGAAGGCTTCTCAATTGAAT GTACCCCTTCAAGTTGTGACCCCATTAGAACCGAGTTTGCTAAATGGTTTAAGACTTGGTCTTGAAGGTGAGCACCAATATCTGAATGCCAGTCTTGCTGTCGCACTGTGCTCTACATGGCTGAAAAGGACTGGCCATCTTGGAGACACTAATTTGGAGCAATCT AAGAACACTTTGCCGGAGCAATTCGTAAAAGGGTTAACAAGTGCGAGTTTGCAAGGAAGGGCTCAGATTGTTCCTGATCAACTCATCAATAATGATAGATCAAATGATCTTGTCTTCTTTTTAGACGGGGCTCATAGTCCTGAAAGCATGGAAGTATGTGCACGTTGGTTTTCTCTTGCCATTAAAGAATACAACCCGGACCAAACCTTGTTTAATCGGCAACCAGATAGTTCTAAGTTCTCACTTGAAGTAGTGAAGATGCATCATGGCGACAGAAAATCCACTCAG ATATTGCTATTCAATTGCTTGACCGTACGAGATCCGGATTTGCTTCTTCCTCGCTTGATGAAAACATGTGCTGATCATG GTGTCTACTTCAAGAAGGCCCTCTTCGTTCCAAGTGTATCTGTATATAACAAAGTTGGATCCCAGGCTATGGCACCAATTGATTCGAATGTTGATCTGTCATGGCAGTTAACTCTCCAGAGAGTGTGGGAAAATCTTATGCAAGTCAACAAAG GCAAAATTACGGATGTAGCCTCGGTAGAACTAAAAGAAGATATGGAAATGAGTGCTAGTAATTGTGAACATAGCGCAGTGTTTCCGTCATTGCCGGTGGCTCTCAAATGGCTTAGAGACAGAGTGCAACAAAATCAGTCGGTTCGTTTTCAG GTCCTTGTGACTGGTTCTTTACATCTTGTTGGTGATGTGCTGAAATTAGTCAAGAAGTGA
- the LOC112702469 gene encoding folylpolyglutamate synthase isoform X4, producing MLLAPKGSMEICKEKFLAYFWWCYDRLKEKTDDSIPMPPYFRFLALLAFKIFAAEQVDVAIMEVGLGGKYDATNVVREPVVCGITSLGYDHMEILGNTLGEIAGEKAGIFKDQIPAFTVPQPDEAMRVLEEKASQLNVPLQVVTPLEPSLLNGLRLGLEGEHQYLNASLAVALCSTWLKRTGHLGDTNLEQSNTLPEQFVKGLTSASLQGRAQIVPDQLINNDRSNDLVFFLDGAHSPESMEVCARWFSLAIKEYNPDQTLFNRQPDSSKFSLEVVKMHHGDRKSTQILLFNCLTVRDPDLLLPRLMKTCADHGVYFKKALFVPSVSVYNKVGSQAMAPIDSNVDLSWQLTLQRVWENLMQVNKGKITDVASVELKEDMEMSASNCEHSAVFPSLPVALKWLRDRVQQNQSVRFQVLVTGSLHLVGDVLKLVKK from the exons ATGTTGCTGGCACCAAAGGGAAG TATGGAAATTTGTAAAGAGAAGTTTTTAGCATATTTCTGGTGGTGTTATGATAGATTAAAG GAGAAAACTGATGATAGTATTCCAATGCCTCCCTATTTTCGCTTCCTTGCTTTACTTGCCTTCAAGATATTTGCAGCAGAACAG GTAGATGTTGCAATAATGGAGGTTGGATTAGGTGGAAAGTATGATGCAACAAATGTG GTTCGAGAACCTGTTGTTTGTGGTATAACTTCCCTAGGGTATGACCACATGGAGATTCTTG GGAATACTCTTGGAGAAATTGCTGGTGAGAAGGCTGGTATATTTAAG GATCAAATCCCAGCTTTTACAGTGCCTCAGCCTGATGAAGCAATGCGTGTGCTTGAGGAGAAGGCTTCTCAATTGAAT GTACCCCTTCAAGTTGTGACCCCATTAGAACCGAGTTTGCTAAATGGTTTAAGACTTGGTCTTGAAGGTGAGCACCAATATCTGAATGCCAGTCTTGCTGTCGCACTGTGCTCTACATGGCTGAAAAGGACTGGCCATCTTGGAGACACTAATTTGGAGCAATCT AACACTTTGCCGGAGCAATTCGTAAAAGGGTTAACAAGTGCGAGTTTGCAAGGAAGGGCTCAGATTGTTCCTGATCAACTCATCAATAATGATAGATCAAATGATCTTGTCTTCTTTTTAGACGGGGCTCATAGTCCTGAAAGCATGGAAGTATGTGCACGTTGGTTTTCTCTTGCCATTAAAGAATACAACCCGGACCAAACCTTGTTTAATCGGCAACCAGATAGTTCTAAGTTCTCACTTGAAGTAGTGAAGATGCATCATGGCGACAGAAAATCCACTCAG ATATTGCTATTCAATTGCTTGACCGTACGAGATCCGGATTTGCTTCTTCCTCGCTTGATGAAAACATGTGCTGATCATG GTGTCTACTTCAAGAAGGCCCTCTTCGTTCCAAGTGTATCTGTATATAACAAAGTTGGATCCCAGGCTATGGCACCAATTGATTCGAATGTTGATCTGTCATGGCAGTTAACTCTCCAGAGAGTGTGGGAAAATCTTATGCAAGTCAACAAAG GCAAAATTACGGATGTAGCCTCGGTAGAACTAAAAGAAGATATGGAAATGAGTGCTAGTAATTGTGAACATAGCGCAGTGTTTCCGTCATTGCCGGTGGCTCTCAAATGGCTTAGAGACAGAGTGCAACAAAATCAGTCGGTTCGTTTTCAG GTCCTTGTGACTGGTTCTTTACATCTTGTTGGTGATGTGCTGAAATTAGTCAAGAAGTGA
- the LOC112702469 gene encoding folylpolyglutamate synthase isoform X5 — protein sequence MEICKEKFLAYFWWCYDRLKEKTDDSIPMPPYFRFLALLAFKIFAAEQVDVAIMEVGLGGKYDATNVVREPVVCGITSLGYDHMEILGNTLGEIAGEKAGIFKDQIPAFTVPQPDEAMRVLEEKASQLNVPLQVVTPLEPSLLNGLRLGLEGEHQYLNASLAVALCSTWLKRTGHLGDTNLEQSNTLPEQFVKGLTSASLQGRAQIVPDQLINNDRSNDLVFFLDGAHSPESMEVCARWFSLAIKEYNPDQTLFNRQPDSSKFSLEVVKMHHGDRKSTQILLFNCLTVRDPDLLLPRLMKTCADHGVYFKKALFVPSVSVYNKVGSQAMAPIDSNVDLSWQLTLQRVWENLMQVNKGKITDVASVELKEDMEMSASNCEHSAVFPSLPVALKWLRDRVQQNQSVRFQVLVTGSLHLVGDVLKLVKK from the exons ATGGAAATTTGTAAAGAGAAGTTTTTAGCATATTTCTGGTGGTGTTATGATAGATTAAAG GAGAAAACTGATGATAGTATTCCAATGCCTCCCTATTTTCGCTTCCTTGCTTTACTTGCCTTCAAGATATTTGCAGCAGAACAG GTAGATGTTGCAATAATGGAGGTTGGATTAGGTGGAAAGTATGATGCAACAAATGTG GTTCGAGAACCTGTTGTTTGTGGTATAACTTCCCTAGGGTATGACCACATGGAGATTCTTG GGAATACTCTTGGAGAAATTGCTGGTGAGAAGGCTGGTATATTTAAG GATCAAATCCCAGCTTTTACAGTGCCTCAGCCTGATGAAGCAATGCGTGTGCTTGAGGAGAAGGCTTCTCAATTGAAT GTACCCCTTCAAGTTGTGACCCCATTAGAACCGAGTTTGCTAAATGGTTTAAGACTTGGTCTTGAAGGTGAGCACCAATATCTGAATGCCAGTCTTGCTGTCGCACTGTGCTCTACATGGCTGAAAAGGACTGGCCATCTTGGAGACACTAATTTGGAGCAATCT AACACTTTGCCGGAGCAATTCGTAAAAGGGTTAACAAGTGCGAGTTTGCAAGGAAGGGCTCAGATTGTTCCTGATCAACTCATCAATAATGATAGATCAAATGATCTTGTCTTCTTTTTAGACGGGGCTCATAGTCCTGAAAGCATGGAAGTATGTGCACGTTGGTTTTCTCTTGCCATTAAAGAATACAACCCGGACCAAACCTTGTTTAATCGGCAACCAGATAGTTCTAAGTTCTCACTTGAAGTAGTGAAGATGCATCATGGCGACAGAAAATCCACTCAG ATATTGCTATTCAATTGCTTGACCGTACGAGATCCGGATTTGCTTCTTCCTCGCTTGATGAAAACATGTGCTGATCATG GTGTCTACTTCAAGAAGGCCCTCTTCGTTCCAAGTGTATCTGTATATAACAAAGTTGGATCCCAGGCTATGGCACCAATTGATTCGAATGTTGATCTGTCATGGCAGTTAACTCTCCAGAGAGTGTGGGAAAATCTTATGCAAGTCAACAAAG GCAAAATTACGGATGTAGCCTCGGTAGAACTAAAAGAAGATATGGAAATGAGTGCTAGTAATTGTGAACATAGCGCAGTGTTTCCGTCATTGCCGGTGGCTCTCAAATGGCTTAGAGACAGAGTGCAACAAAATCAGTCGGTTCGTTTTCAG GTCCTTGTGACTGGTTCTTTACATCTTGTTGGTGATGTGCTGAAATTAGTCAAGAAGTGA